The Pieris napi chromosome 11, ilPieNapi1.2, whole genome shotgun sequence DNA segment ATGCCTTTTGCTGCTGATATATTAACGGCTAATGCCTGTGCAGCTCTGGCAAATTCAGCCTTGGggtttaataaacttattgcTGCCATTTCTAAATAGAATATTCACGAATTATTCCAAATATTAGCAGCACTTCTCGAAAAGATATTTTGCCGATAgctcaaataaatgaaactcgAGGAATAATTACAGATATAAGATACCTAATAAACTCACAGATTATGGAGAGGTAAAAtaagtgcgttttccaattacataatgcgactcagtgccgcacaatgccgcataatactgaagcttaattggaacgtgaattagttttcaagtgcatcagcagagtgcgctaagtcagtgttgaaaaaaaaatgttctgaatagagttagcaacctcattaatgtataaataatgtggttaacaataataattggttgaaaactttttacgcttattttaataatcaaattatttcattaacatttttttactgaaataagagaaagcctttaaagaatataaggttttaacaagctaaattaacagtaaaataggtatatagtttcatgtaagaagtttacatcatttacgttttgagtaattttttttaaatgatttctaaaaaaattatatactttttcaaaaccattgcaatgttCACAAGAGTATAAtgctgtaaaataaatttgtttacaaatccgaattttaaaataaaattgtattcatattttaaatgtggaatataaaaaaagttaatatttataccttcatccatacttatatttattttttttagcagtttgaaataactttaattgttttcaaaatttacgactaaacaaaattttcaacaataaataatatttactaacgaaaatttcgataaatgccaacttaaagaaaaacactggtcaattttctgtcactgtgttggtatttataacgagaagcacgcgagagcattCGTTTTGGgagtgctcaattgtgcgaagcgttgctgtagttggaacattcaacgtagagcattatgccgcaaaatgcgctctagtgctgtaattggaaaacgcactaaACTTTCATACTTCATACCGGGATCAGAGACACAGATTACGAAGACTATATCACAGACAGATAACGACGACAAACACGAGATTGCGGATCTTCGTTGatatttagttatatattaaacaaaaataattataaaatagaatatgGATAGATAAGTGAATTACCCTTAGTTACTACTTAgtacttacttacttactttGAAACCAAATTCTACAATCAACATGGCAATATGATGGTGGCACACAAAAACAAGCTGAAGAGTGCAGAGACAGAATGTTCCACAGTAATTTACAACTCTATACTTATCTATGGCAATCTCTGCTTACACAGATTACGGTTTACTTTGGCGTTATTGAAATCACAgattcataattatattatggtCATAGGGAAATTAGGATACTGGATAgggttacaaaaataaatgttctatTTTAAGCTTAGACTTGCTAAGCACGAGATAGTACCAGAAAATTCTTATGTGACTTGAAACTTATCAATATAAGTTTTGTGTAaagcaataatataatattagaaatggTGCAAGTGGAAGAGGCAGAAAACTACAAAAACAAAGGTAATGATGCCTTCAAATCAGAAGATTACGAACTTGCTTTGTCCCTATACAACAAAGCGATTAATATTACTGCAAAAGACAGTCGCGATATGGCCACATACTTAAAGAATCGAGCTGCTGCCTATCTCAAACTAAAAGAATATGAGAAAACCATCAACGATTGTAATGAAGCTTTAGATATAATTCCGGAAGATCCAAAAGCTATGTTCCGGCGTGCACAAGCACTTGAAAACTTAGAACGCTTTGAAGAGGCCTACAGAGAtgctaaaacaatatttacagtAGATCCTGCAAATAAAGCTATACAGCCTATGTTAGGCCGCTTACATGCAATTGTTGAAGAAAGAGCAAGAACCGCCGCTCAAACCAGTAACAAGGTGGACCAAATGTTCAAGCTGGCATTTGATCTTACTGCTGATAATGATAAGCGTGAAAAGGCAATGACTAATCTTCTTGTTCTATCTAAAGAAAATGCAGCTGCTGAAGTTATGTTGAAAAATGGTATCATTCATAAAATTCAacaattagttaaaaatgaaaaacatgctgaaatatacataaattcgATCCGTATCATTAGCCAGTTATGTAAAGGGAATGTACAGAGAACAACAAGTGTAATTAATGTAGTTGGTGTGCCTTGGTTCTTGGAAATAATTGATAGTGACAAAGAAGAAATTGTAAATGTAGCCCAGTACTGTCTTCAGACCATACTGAACACATTTTCTGGGATGGATAGTAAAAAGGAGGCCATACCAGATAAAAAATTGTGTGAAGAACATAAATCTTCAATAGACACCCTACTTACTTGCTTAACTTATTCAATAACTAATAGAGTTATCACTGGTCTAGCGAGAGATGCTATTATAGAGTTAGTAATGAGGAATTGTCATTATACTGCTCTTAATTGGTCTGAaagatttattgaaattagaGGCTTACAGCGATTACTAGAGGTCTGTAGTGAGTTAGAAGAGTACAAATATGAATCAGCTATGAATATTACTCCGTCTTCAAGGACAATTGCTGCAGCTTGCCTTGCCAAgatatatgaaaatatgtattatgatGAAGCTAGAGCAAAATTTAATGAACAAGTAGATGATTTTGTTAAAAGCAAACTTCTGACACCAGACCTTGAGTCTAAAGTCCGTGTCACTGTTGCTATCACATCACTGCTAAGAGGACCTCTTGATGTTGGGAATTATGTTATATCAAAGGAGGGTATCATAGAAATGATTTTAGTTATGGCCCAAACTGATGATCCATTACAGCAAAAAACTGCATGTGAATGCCTGATTGCTGCTGCGTCTAAAAAAGATAAAGCAAAAGCTATTATTACTAAAGGTGTtgatatcttaaaaaaattatatacttgtAAAAATGATGCTGTTAGAGTAAGAGCTCTTGTTGGATTATGCAAAATTGGTAGTTTTGGTGGAGATGATGCTTCAATTCGTCCATTTGCAGATGGTTCAACTACAAAATTGGCGGATGCCTGTAGAAAGTTTCTTATAAACCCAGCTAAAGATAAAGACATGAGAAAATGGGCAGCAGAAGGCCTTTCTTACCTTACCTTAGATGCAgatgtaaaagaaaaattagtaGAAGATAAAGCTGCTCTGAATTCACTTATAGAGCTTGCAAAAACTGGTGATCAGTCTTGTGTTTACGGTGTTGTAACTACACTAGTCAACCTGTGTAATGCATATGAAAAACAAGAAATAATGCCTGAAATGCTTGAGCTAGCAAAATTTGCAAAGCATCACATCCCAGAGCAACATGAATTAGATGACCCTGactttgttaataaaagattAACTGTATTGTGTAAAGCAGGTGTGACCTCAGGTTTAGTTGCCTTAGCTAAAACTGAAAGTCATAATTCAAGAGAGTTAATTGCTAGAGTGTTTAATGCTATTTGTAGTCTACAAGACTTGAGGGGTATAGTAGTACAACAAGGAGGAGCAAAAGTATTGATTCCAATGGCCTTAGAGGGGACAAATACTGGTAAGAAACAGGCTGCTCAAGCCTTAGCACGTATtggaataacaataaatccaGAAGTTGCATTCCCTGGACAAAGAAATTTAGAAGTAGTCAGACCATTATTAGCATTATTACATCCTGATTGCACTGCTTTAGAAAATTTTGAGGCACTTATGGCTTTGTGTAACTTAGCTGGAATGAATGAAACAACTCGAAATAGAATACTTAAGGAAGGGGGATTATCTAAAATTGAAAACTATATGTATGAGGATCATGTTATGCTGCAAAGAGCTGCAACTCaatgtatatgtaatttaGTGCAGTCAGAAGAAGTGATAAAAACCTTTGAGGGTAATAATGATAAGACAAAGTTTTTAACTCTACTTTGCCAGGAGGAAGATATAGACACAGTCATGGCTGCCTCTGGAGCTTTATGTGTATTGACCTCTGCAAATAAAACATGTTGCAGAAAAATTCTTGACCTTGATTCATGGTTAGAATCCTTAAGATGTTTGTTAGCAAACcctaataaagaaatacagtACAGAGGAACTTATCTCTTGTACAACATTGTTAAGGAAGATGTTGATATGGCTGCTAGGGTATTTGAGACTGATGTTATGGAAATATTAATGGCAATTACAAAGCTAGATGACCAGGAATGCAAAAGAGCAAAGGAATATGCTCAAAAGTGCCTAAATGCTGGTGAGGAATTAGGTGTAATTCGAAAGCCAGATGACAAGTTGCCTCACTAAAATCTTACATACATAAGAATAAATGTAACTAAACATAGATTTATATGAAagaaatttttacaaaattaactctgaaaataaaaatttatttattactaacagtatttataacttttagatattaaaaatgtttattgtttgagtatgtttttatttctgccttatataaatatgttgaCCCAAAAAAAACCATGttaaattttagattataCAATATgcatacttaatttaaatataatttgatttgttgAAGCCTTATGGTAGTTGGGCCGTGCTCACTGCTCATTGCCATTAAGGAGAGCCTTAAACCTTTAAACAATTATGGGGGTCGAAACTGTATTACCCTTTACTTTACTAGTACTCTATGGTAAATATCTATGGAGGTATACAGTAGTGGTTTTAACCTGCACCTAACCTTTCTCACCATGAATTCATTACACAGTAAtactataaagttataaaattattaatattacgaatattagTTAGTAACTAGAAGATTATTTTTGGTAACTAATAGTTAccaaaaataatctttatttttatcctGTATTAGAAGATAGAAATTAAAAGTGAGTGTCTGTGGCAGAAAGTGACACAAAAATGGAAATGGAGACTTCTGCCTTTGTGAATGACAGCTTGATTTGGTTTGGTTTCCGCTGTGCTATTGTGGCTTTCGCTAGTTTTTCgagtttatattaaaaatctactTATGATGTCTATTTCAACTGCTACAGGTTCGTTTATATGGTTTACACGCttgattatattaaatttttaagactTATATCAATTTTGTCGCTATGCTTGCGAAGTAGTGTTTTTCGGAGCAAAGCCATGGAATCCCATATGGCGGTCTATGCTCCACATGATATAATGACGCCAAGTAAAGCTAAAAAGTATTGCTGCCATAAAGTTCATTCAAATGCGCACCGTAGTCATCAATATTTGgcaaaaattttaagtaacaaCTTACGTTTGTTAACGTTAGGTTACTAAGTTAtatattctaattttttttacctttctAGCGTCTTCGGCGACGCCGGACATTTATAGAGTACTTTTTTTTAGGCCACTGAAAAAAAAGATCCCAGTTCTCTTTTCAATTCTTcaaatgtttagttttattattaaaagtaaaatgttacaatgttttgattttgttaaggttcaaaaacaacaaaatttcttagttaaacattaataatatgaatgctaataataaatgttgtgatcatgttttgtattaaattatcttaataGTTGATTGTTAAGATggttattactttttttaattacaggaTACaggattaatttattttaggtaGTAGCAACTACTATATTCAAACATAATACAGTTacataaaacagtttttacaaatatctatataaattaaaaaatattaaatatactttgtaACTTAAGTACTTTGTTTTGttagaaacaataatttaagaaatcaaTAGGTCTTATAAGTTTACTTAGTTCATAAAGCTTGTTTGAGTtgattgtttatttatgtttcagATGACCGCACCGAAGGAGATGATGATACATCACAAGGAAGCCAACCTAAAGGTGAAAGCAGTGAATCAGAAAATGAGAACGAAAATGAGAATGAAAATGACAATGAAAATGAAGCACAGAACCAGAATGGAGGAGGTGGGATAAGCCCAGAAGTTCATGAGATTACTAGTGATGATGAAATAGTTACCAATGATGATGAATCTTCTAATTCTAGTACAGAATCAAATGATAGCTCAGAAGATTCACAACAAAGTaatagagatagagataaaaCTAAAGATGAAGATCCAATGGAAAATGGGGAGGAATCAGATATTGAAGAAGTTAATATGGAGGATCCCCTAAACCaagttcaaaataaaaacaaacctATTGTAATAAACGATACAAAGAACTTGGCAGATCTTGCTACAAAACAGAGCACTTCTAATGGTGATGACACAAATAAAGAACCAACGGTTGTGATTATTGATACCAATTCTATTCTTTCTGGAAAAGCTCCTGCCCCTGcatcaaacaaaataaattctgGTAGTATTGATGCACAAAATCTATGTCAAAGTATTGCTGCAAGGGGTACAACAATAACACCCATCAGCAGTAAGAATAGTAATTCTAAGGCTAATCAAAACAGCACTACAACTCCACAAGCAAATATACTTCCATCTCTGACAGATGATATGTTTGTTGTTGAAGCTCCGTCATTTATTGTACCTTATGTTTATGAGAAACCTTCATTAAAACCATTTAGAgaatttgttgataaattagGAAAAGAATTAGAAGATTTAAAGGCTCAAGAGGATGAagaaaaattagaaaaagaGAAAACCGAAAAAGAACAAAGAGAAAAGGTGAGAAaggaaaaaatagaaaaaggtGAAATTGTAGAAGATGACGAAGTtgataaagatgaaaaaaaagttgaagAGGGTAAGGAGAAGGTTGCAAAGAAACAGCGACGGGGACGTAgaaatgatgatgatgatgactcTTGGGATGGGGAATCCTCTAGCGAGTCTGATGATGTTGCTAGTGATGACGACACTGTAGTGATTAAGGATAAGGACACTACAGATGATATTAAGGATCCTATGGAAATTATAACCAAAGGTTCAAGTGGAAAATCTGATAGTTACTTTGACTGTTCACTTGGAcaattctttattaatattggaaTTAACCTTGTGCAAGAATATGTACAGAGTGACTTATTAAAAACGCAAAATCGTAAATTATACAAAGAGAGGAAGTCTGATCGTAGCACTCGTGCCACAGAAGCAGCTATAGCATCTCTAACTCAAAATTATGCATACAGTAAGAAACTTAATGCTCCTTATGctttaaaacaaaagcaatgTGAATTTTGTAGTTTTAAAACAGAATCTATGCTTGTTATGTCACATCATTTAGAAGCACCACACATGAagaacaatatttacaaatgtaaTACTTGTTCCTTTGAAATTAGAAGCCCTCATGATATACTGTTTCATATGGAGGCTGAACATAACATAAGAGGTAGATTAGAAAGAGCTCCTGCTTACCAACAATGCCCAAGCTGCCACTTTGAAGACAACAGCAAAACTAAATTAGCTCGCCACCTTATTGCCTGTGCTAAAAAGTTCAAGCCAGAATTCAATCTGGGACCACCATTAGATTGGGAGCCACCAGCCAAAATACCAAAGTTGTCCAGAGCTCGAAATAATATGATGGCCCCATATCAATCTAACTTTAATCGTACACAAATTGGTTTGAGTCCTTTGGGACGTCCACCACTAAGCATATCTAATTCAGTTATACCTAATATGCCAATACTTGGTAGACCAAGAGGACGCCCACCTCTAGGAGGGCCTTCTCCACGTGCAGCTGTCTCAGGAGTGCCCATAATTAGAAGTGGAGTTATGATTATGCATAACAATCAACCGAGTGGGACCACAATTTCCAACTATCCAGTAATGAACAACCAAGGAAATCATTCTGCAACtccaaaaatatctatcaCTCCTCTTCCACGGGTTCCACAGCCCTCATCATCCAACTCATCACAGAATTCAAAAGCCCACTTTGTTATTTGTGAAATTTGTGATGGATACATCAAAGACTTGGAACAGTTAAGAAATCACATGCAGTGGATTCATAAAGTCAAGATTCACCCTAAAATGATCTATAATCGGCCTCCCCTTAATTGCCAGAAGTGCCAGTTTAGGTTCTTTACTGACCAGGGATTGGAAAGACACTTGCTGGGTTCACATGGACTTGTAACAAGTTCCATGCAAGAAGCTGCCAACAAAGGCAAAGATGCAGGTAGGTGCCCTGTGTGTGGGAGAGTGTACCAGTGGAAGTTACTGAACCATGTTGCAAGAGATCATAACATGACTCTAAAACCAGCTCATCTGTCATACAAATGCACTGTATGCACTGCAACATTTGGAATGTACAAGCAGTTTGAGAACCATGTTTATTCGGCACACAGTGTGGTGGCCAAACGCgtcatagaaaaaaacaaaggtGCTCCAGCCCCCTCAAAGCCCACCGATAATGACTCATTGCTCAAACCTCTAAAGATCAGTGATGAGATAACAATTATACCTCAACCTGCCAAGTCTGGTATTACTATAACTGCAAAGGGGAAATAGCACTAACAAATGCAACTTATGTGAAACtacctaaatatataaattctttCCCATTTGCTTCTCAGCCATGCACTTTTGCAAGATCAGGcagtattttgtaaataacctGATATAAGCATCTTTCACATAGAATTGAAACAGAGTATATTGATAACTTAAGTTGTcaagttaatataaatgttatttttaaataacaaaaaagtaaGTTGTAAATCagtgtataaattaattattgtaagatCATCAATATTTTGTGACCTTTGTATTGTTCAAATCATTTTCCTACTGTTCTGTGCATTTGTGACTAGTGGGGCATctcataattttaatgtatgtcacaaataataaaagcaattTCACTAAGATCTGCATCAACACTATGTAGTGGATGATTGTGCAAGTTAGATATTAGATTTGATAAcgattattaagtaatattattatttatttgcttactCATGTATAATCCGTGACTAGTAAATTATTGCCtgtcttaaatttattaatttttcacaaAACAGCTGATTGAATTGTAAAATTGATAGATTGAAATTAATCCAGATGCTAATTCAATTATGATTACGTAAGGTATTAATTAAGTTAGTagataattaagtaattattacatattgtGTACTACTTGggtttctttattctttaaacCATCTATCTCCTCAGTCATttgaaattttgttaaatcaaATAGCTACCAGTTTTGTTGTTCTGATCTCAGGTTAGTCTGAAGTGTTCtgggtatatatatatactaaattTTTGTTGTACTTATAGAACGAAATTTAGATATAATTGTATTCTTTCTACTTTAATGTAAAGATGTATGTTCACACGTTTCCGAAGGGTTTTGTAAGGATAATATGttagaaataaagttatgGAAGTAAATAATGTGAAATGTTGCGAACGgccgtttttattatttgacccCTTGCTAATTCACCTTATAATTTACTGCTTTAAGGCATAGATACTAAgtaaataattcattaaaaataaataaagttaaattaatggcatatttttttacaagaaaacatcctacaaaatttatattttagtaaaagaaAATGGCGGCCCTGCATCACTGGCCATCGCTATAACTTAAGGCAGTGGAAACTGGATAagattcaataaataaaaagtaatattattttattttttttagataaaatcataatttagaAATGGAGAAGATATTGTATTTAGTGGCTATTATGGATTGGGAGGTTAAATAGAATATAGGTAGGTAATGACGTCATCTGGGGTCACTAACCACTAAAGTAGGACGCATTTCGTGCTAGAAGTAGGTAGAGGCTATTTCAAAAGTACGTTTTGTTGGTGCGCACAATAATCACGTTTTGATTTTACTATtatatgattatatatttttttataattattttgggTTAAATCAGTTACTCGTAGTATATAATACAGTGTtcagtaatatataataataattagttagtCCGGATTTTTggattttaatatga contains these protein-coding regions:
- the LOC125053756 gene encoding protein unc-45 homolog B, which translates into the protein MVQVEEAENYKNKGNDAFKSEDYELALSLYNKAINITAKDSRDMATYLKNRAAAYLKLKEYEKTINDCNEALDIIPEDPKAMFRRAQALENLERFEEAYRDAKTIFTVDPANKAIQPMLGRLHAIVEERARTAAQTSNKVDQMFKLAFDLTADNDKREKAMTNLLVLSKENAAAEVMLKNGIIHKIQQLVKNEKHAEIYINSIRIISQLCKGNVQRTTSVINVVGVPWFLEIIDSDKEEIVNVAQYCLQTILNTFSGMDSKKEAIPDKKLCEEHKSSIDTLLTCLTYSITNRVITGLARDAIIELVMRNCHYTALNWSERFIEIRGLQRLLEVCSELEEYKYESAMNITPSSRTIAAACLAKIYENMYYDEARAKFNEQVDDFVKSKLLTPDLESKVRVTVAITSLLRGPLDVGNYVISKEGIIEMILVMAQTDDPLQQKTACECLIAAASKKDKAKAIITKGVDILKKLYTCKNDAVRVRALVGLCKIGSFGGDDASIRPFADGSTTKLADACRKFLINPAKDKDMRKWAAEGLSYLTLDADVKEKLVEDKAALNSLIELAKTGDQSCVYGVVTTLVNLCNAYEKQEIMPEMLELAKFAKHHIPEQHELDDPDFVNKRLTVLCKAGVTSGLVALAKTESHNSRELIARVFNAICSLQDLRGIVVQQGGAKVLIPMALEGTNTGKKQAAQALARIGITINPEVAFPGQRNLEVVRPLLALLHPDCTALENFEALMALCNLAGMNETTRNRILKEGGLSKIENYMYEDHVMLQRAATQCICNLVQSEEVIKTFEGNNDKTKFLTLLCQEEDIDTVMAASGALCVLTSANKTCCRKILDLDSWLESLRCLLANPNKEIQYRGTYLLYNIVKEDVDMAARVFETDVMEILMAITKLDDQECKRAKEYAQKCLNAGEELGVIRKPDDKLPH
- the LOC125053592 gene encoding MOG interacting and ectopic P-granules protein 1; its protein translation is MMSISTATDDRTEGDDDTSQGSQPKGESSESENENENENENDNENEAQNQNGGGGISPEVHEITSDDEIVTNDDESSNSSTESNDSSEDSQQSNRDRDKTKDEDPMENGEESDIEEVNMEDPLNQVQNKNKPIVINDTKNLADLATKQSTSNGDDTNKEPTVVIIDTNSILSGKAPAPASNKINSGSIDAQNLCQSIAARGTTITPISSKNSNSKANQNSTTTPQANILPSLTDDMFVVEAPSFIVPYVYEKPSLKPFREFVDKLGKELEDLKAQEDEEKLEKEKTEKEQREKVRKEKIEKGEIVEDDEVDKDEKKVEEGKEKVAKKQRRGRRNDDDDDSWDGESSSESDDVASDDDTVVIKDKDTTDDIKDPMEIITKGSSGKSDSYFDCSLGQFFINIGINLVQEYVQSDLLKTQNRKLYKERKSDRSTRATEAAIASLTQNYAYSKKLNAPYALKQKQCEFCSFKTESMLVMSHHLEAPHMKNNIYKCNTCSFEIRSPHDILFHMEAEHNIRGRLERAPAYQQCPSCHFEDNSKTKLARHLIACAKKFKPEFNLGPPLDWEPPAKIPKLSRARNNMMAPYQSNFNRTQIGLSPLGRPPLSISNSVIPNMPILGRPRGRPPLGGPSPRAAVSGVPIIRSGVMIMHNNQPSGTTISNYPVMNNQGNHSATPKISITPLPRVPQPSSSNSSQNSKAHFVICEICDGYIKDLEQLRNHMQWIHKVKIHPKMIYNRPPLNCQKCQFRFFTDQGLERHLLGSHGLVTSSMQEAANKGKDAGRCPVCGRVYQWKLLNHVARDHNMTLKPAHLSYKCTVCTATFGMYKQFENHVYSAHSVVAKRVIEKNKGAPAPSKPTDNDSLLKPLKISDEITIIPQPAKSGITITAKGK